Proteins encoded by one window of Euzebya sp.:
- a CDS encoding maleylpyruvate isomerase family mycothiol-dependent enzyme, with translation MSDAALAPAEAAAAAEALWDRVAAVVDGALATGDPVTWHRPTPCPAWDVHDLVAHVTGATSRFAGLDQPAIPEGWAPPAGMSALDAQMERDVAARRDWSPGRLREELDRAARAQVEGLAALDDLTGDAVGPLGPTDQRDLFAVRMFDLWHHLWDLSTALGVPADLADGSRAAVECHTYVAARIPWLHSRQAAAPEGAAVRVVLGDPLRWDRTAVVVDGRGRWGDVPAEDVLEAPAAVFSLLMTGRLDEGAAAAAGLVTTGGEASRLATARMFS, from the coding sequence GTGAGCGACGCCGCCCTCGCGCCCGCAGAGGCCGCCGCGGCGGCGGAGGCCCTGTGGGACCGGGTGGCCGCGGTGGTGGACGGCGCGCTCGCGACCGGGGACCCCGTGACCTGGCACCGTCCCACCCCGTGCCCGGCGTGGGACGTCCACGACCTCGTCGCGCACGTGACCGGGGCGACGTCCCGCTTCGCGGGTCTCGACCAGCCCGCGATCCCGGAGGGGTGGGCGCCGCCGGCCGGCATGTCCGCGCTCGACGCCCAGATGGAGCGGGACGTCGCCGCCCGCCGGGACTGGTCGCCGGGACGGCTCCGCGAGGAGCTCGACCGCGCGGCACGGGCCCAGGTGGAGGGGCTGGCCGCGCTCGACGACCTCACCGGCGACGCGGTCGGGCCGCTCGGCCCGACTGACCAGCGGGACCTGTTCGCCGTCCGGATGTTCGACCTCTGGCACCACCTGTGGGACCTCTCGACGGCACTCGGGGTGCCCGCCGACCTCGCCGACGGAAGCCGCGCGGCCGTCGAGTGCCACACCTACGTCGCGGCGCGGATCCCGTGGCTCCACAGCCGCCAGGCCGCCGCGCCGGAGGGCGCGGCGGTGCGGGTGGTGCTCGGCGACCCGCTCCGCTGGGACCGCACCGCGGTGGTCGTCGACGGGCGGGGGCGCTGGGGCGACGTGCCCGCCGAGGACGTGCTCGAGGCGCCGGCAGCGGTGTTCAGCCTGCTGATGACCGGGCGGCTGGACGAGGGCGCCGCCGCCGCGGCGGGCCTGGTGACCACGGGTGGGGAGGCGTCCCGGCTCGCGACGGCCCGGATGTTCTCGTGA
- a CDS encoding lysophospholipase, producing the protein MEHTEDQFLTAGGIAIFTQTWRPPDPRAVVVVSHGFAEHSGRYAHVAEALCDAGFAVAAFDHRGHGRSGGSRALVTDMGLLGTDLALFREQVARALPDLPQVLLGHSMGCAAVIDHLSGHHREVAAVVLSGPFLRNASDVPAPLRALAPWLGRLLPGVPTQKLPASDVSRDPAVVRAYEEDPLVFHGGIPAGTGATLLALERTHLPRAERISEPTLIVHGTADRLAAVSGAEDLAAGLGSQVVDLRTYDGLYHEVFNEPERDRVIADVIAWLDERVADRSTAS; encoded by the coding sequence ATGGAGCACACCGAGGACCAGTTCCTGACCGCCGGCGGCATCGCCATCTTCACCCAGACGTGGCGGCCGCCCGACCCCCGCGCGGTGGTGGTCGTGTCCCACGGCTTCGCCGAGCACTCCGGGCGGTACGCCCACGTCGCCGAGGCCCTGTGCGACGCCGGCTTCGCGGTCGCGGCGTTCGACCACCGCGGGCACGGCCGGTCGGGCGGGTCCCGCGCGCTGGTGACCGACATGGGGCTCCTCGGGACCGACCTGGCCCTGTTCCGCGAGCAGGTCGCCCGGGCGCTGCCGGACCTCCCCCAGGTGCTGCTCGGGCACTCCATGGGGTGCGCGGCGGTCATCGACCACCTGAGCGGGCACCACCGCGAGGTCGCCGCGGTCGTGCTGAGCGGGCCCTTCCTCCGCAACGCGAGCGACGTGCCCGCGCCCCTGCGGGCCCTGGCCCCGTGGCTCGGCCGCCTGCTGCCGGGCGTCCCGACCCAGAAGCTGCCGGCATCGGACGTCAGCCGTGACCCGGCCGTGGTCAGGGCCTACGAGGAGGACCCCCTGGTCTTCCACGGCGGCATCCCCGCGGGGACCGGGGCGACGCTGCTGGCCCTGGAGCGCACCCACCTCCCCCGCGCGGAGCGCATCTCCGAGCCGACCCTGATCGTGCACGGCACCGCCGACCGGCTCGCCGCCGTCAGCGGCGCCGAGGACCTGGCCGCCGGTCTCGGGTCCCAGGTGGTGGACCTCCGGACCTACGACGGCCTGTACCACGAGGTGTTCAACGAGCCCGAGCGCGACCGGGTCATCGCCGACGTGATCGCCTGGTTGGACGAGCGGGTGGCGGACCGCTCCACGGCCTCGTGA
- a CDS encoding DUF2087 domain-containing protein has product MGSMTPEQYAKFALDRGRLGVLGLLAVADRTTGELVEETGAARRDVLEWIGLLAVDGLVEKVSGARWHLRDEGLVAVADQLPSPPAPAARVFFGLTADERDVIARYASGNRLTEIPAKRSHRLVVLERLALEFEPGRRYPEAEVNGVLSLWHPDYAALRRALVDEGFMDRAGGEYWRAGGRVDV; this is encoded by the coding sequence ATGGGATCGATGACGCCGGAGCAGTACGCGAAGTTCGCCCTGGACCGGGGGCGCCTCGGGGTGCTCGGCCTCCTCGCGGTCGCCGACCGCACCACCGGGGAGCTGGTGGAGGAGACCGGCGCGGCCCGTCGCGACGTGCTCGAGTGGATCGGCCTGCTGGCCGTCGACGGGCTGGTGGAGAAGGTGTCCGGGGCCCGGTGGCACCTGCGCGACGAGGGGCTGGTCGCCGTCGCGGACCAGCTGCCGTCCCCGCCGGCCCCCGCCGCCCGGGTGTTCTTCGGCCTGACCGCGGACGAGCGGGACGTCATCGCCCGGTACGCGAGCGGCAACCGGCTGACCGAGATCCCCGCCAAGCGGTCCCACCGGCTGGTCGTGCTGGAGCGGCTCGCGCTCGAGTTCGAGCCGGGCCGCCGCTACCCCGAGGCCGAGGTGAACGGGGTGCTGTCGCTGTGGCACCCCGACTACGCGGCGCTGCGGCGCGCGCTCGTCGACGAGGGCTTCATGGACCGCGCGGGCGGCGAGTACTGGCGGGCGGGCGGACGAGTCGACGTCTGA
- a CDS encoding MFS transporter, with protein MRSTRDGRRPALGPEVRDVVLARLISSTGAEGAFFLGLWGKAAYAFDGTPGELALMSALVALGAMAGSVIGGVAVDRFDARRVVLAAEGVFVPATLLLIVARDMPTLLAFGIVSWLAGAVLETAIVSLPPVLTTPERLEQANARLESANWTALIIGPAVAAPLVTAFGVDSVFLFDALTSVVALALIARIHLPEREESPTAGGREHASSLRQTLDGLAYAVGSPPIRLALYLGALIEVAFGMFVALEPLFFRDVVGVGVEAIGYVNAVFGAGLLAGSLGLERLAGRWSGFRTLTGLVGLSGIGGVLYVATPSLVTVLIGAVVWSVPLGAALPLVRTLAQQHADPAYTGRVMGAIGMVASGLAIMPLVVAPALAAALGVQGVLMASASIALIGAPWVLGRAARLDRDRPAGVPHEPHPPVAAPSPKGMPSPTPDLDPT; from the coding sequence ATGCGATCGACCCGCGACGGCCGCCGCCCGGCCCTCGGTCCCGAGGTCCGGGACGTGGTGCTGGCGCGGCTCATCTCCTCCACCGGGGCCGAGGGGGCGTTCTTCCTCGGTCTGTGGGGCAAGGCCGCCTACGCCTTCGACGGCACGCCGGGTGAGCTCGCGCTGATGAGCGCGCTCGTGGCGCTCGGCGCGATGGCCGGCAGCGTCATCGGCGGCGTCGCCGTCGACCGCTTCGACGCCCGTCGCGTCGTGCTCGCGGCCGAGGGGGTCTTCGTCCCCGCCACGCTGCTGCTGATCGTCGCGCGCGACATGCCGACGCTCCTCGCCTTCGGCATCGTGTCGTGGCTGGCCGGCGCGGTGCTCGAGACCGCGATCGTGTCCCTCCCACCGGTGCTGACGACGCCGGAGCGACTGGAGCAGGCCAACGCGCGGCTCGAGTCGGCGAACTGGACCGCCCTGATCATCGGTCCTGCCGTCGCCGCGCCGCTCGTGACCGCCTTCGGGGTCGACAGCGTCTTCCTGTTCGACGCGCTGACGTCGGTGGTCGCGCTGGCGCTGATCGCCAGGATCCACCTGCCCGAGCGGGAGGAGTCGCCGACGGCCGGCGGGCGCGAGCACGCCTCGTCGCTGCGCCAGACCCTGGACGGGCTGGCCTACGCCGTCGGATCACCGCCCATCCGGTTGGCGCTGTACCTCGGCGCGCTGATCGAGGTGGCCTTCGGCATGTTCGTCGCGCTCGAGCCGCTGTTCTTCCGCGACGTGGTGGGGGTGGGGGTGGAGGCGATCGGCTACGTCAACGCGGTCTTCGGCGCCGGCCTGCTGGCGGGGTCGCTCGGCCTCGAGCGGCTGGCGGGCCGCTGGTCCGGCTTCCGGACGCTGACCGGGCTGGTCGGCCTCTCCGGCATCGGCGGGGTCCTCTACGTGGCCACCCCGTCGCTGGTCACGGTGCTGATCGGCGCGGTCGTGTGGTCGGTCCCGCTCGGGGCCGCCCTGCCCCTGGTGCGGACCCTCGCCCAGCAGCACGCCGATCCGGCCTACACCGGGCGGGTCATGGGGGCGATCGGCATGGTGGCCTCCGGTCTCGCGATCATGCCGCTCGTCGTCGCCCCCGCGCTGGCTGCCGCCCTCGGGGTGCAGGGGGTGCTGATGGCCTCGGCGAGCATCGCCCTGATCGGTGCGCCGTGGGTCCTCGGCCGTGCCGCGCGGCTGGACCGCGATCGACCCGCGGGCGTGCCCCACGAGCCGCACCCGCCGGTGGCCGCCCCCTCGCCCAAGGGGATGCCCTCGCCGACCCCGGATCTGGACCCCACCTGA
- a CDS encoding ABATE domain-containing protein, translating into MPVDVEAHDLPLLGERPAVELANSLYEGEEVADALADPAIAQAWVEAVAAGEGWDPPAPHSPPDVAALRGLRDAVRVLLLAVVHGRPPDPAAHAAAVRTLNDDAAAATRVVALDWPSGGTPRATAAVTGAGPAVLRCALAGDAIALLTGEDRLRLRRCANPPCPMVFVAQHGRRRFCHPGCSHAVRQDRYRRRRGS; encoded by the coding sequence ATGCCGGTCGACGTCGAGGCCCACGACCTCCCCCTGCTGGGCGAGCGGCCCGCGGTCGAGCTCGCCAACTCCCTGTACGAGGGTGAGGAGGTCGCGGATGCCCTGGCCGACCCCGCGATCGCGCAGGCGTGGGTCGAGGCGGTGGCGGCGGGGGAGGGGTGGGACCCACCCGCGCCCCACTCACCCCCCGACGTGGCAGCGCTCCGCGGCCTGCGCGACGCCGTCCGCGTCCTCCTCCTCGCCGTCGTCCACGGACGGCCGCCCGATCCGGCCGCGCACGCCGCGGCGGTCAGGACCCTCAACGACGACGCGGCGGCCGCCACGCGGGTGGTCGCCCTGGACTGGCCCTCCGGCGGCACACCCCGGGCGACGGCGGCGGTCACCGGCGCGGGCCCGGCGGTGCTGCGCTGCGCGCTGGCCGGGGACGCGATCGCGCTCCTCACCGGCGAGGACCGCCTGCGGCTGCGCCGCTGCGCCAACCCGCCGTGCCCGATGGTGTTCGTCGCCCAGCACGGCCGGCGGCGGTTCTGCCACCCCGGCTGCAGCCACGCGGTCCGCCAGGACCGCTACCGACGCCGCCGCGGGAGCTGA
- a CDS encoding sulfurtransferase: protein MPTNPDALVSTDWVAEHLDDPQVRVVDVDEDIEAYSRSHIPGAVGLDWKADLQDPLRRTFLDAEGFARLMDERGITRDTHVVLYGGNNNWFAAYAYWYFKVYGHDAVALMDGGRKKWELEGRELTSDPTEVTPTSGYTPSEADPAIRARREQVLAQFVGAPEGTALIDVRSPAEFSGETTAPPHLPGEAAMVPGHIPGAANVPWGTAVNPDTGEFLPADQLREIYEGKGLTGDDEIVAYCRIGERSAHTWFVLHEILGYDRVRNYDGSWTEYGSLVDVPVER, encoded by the coding sequence ATGCCAACCAACCCTGATGCGCTGGTCAGCACCGACTGGGTCGCCGAGCACCTGGACGACCCGCAGGTCCGCGTCGTGGACGTCGACGAGGACATCGAGGCGTACAGCCGCAGCCACATCCCCGGTGCGGTCGGGCTGGACTGGAAGGCGGACCTGCAGGACCCGCTGCGCCGGACCTTCCTCGACGCCGAGGGGTTCGCACGGCTGATGGACGAGCGCGGCATCACCCGCGACACCCACGTCGTGCTCTACGGCGGCAACAACAACTGGTTCGCCGCCTACGCCTACTGGTACTTCAAGGTCTACGGGCACGACGCGGTCGCCCTGATGGACGGCGGCCGGAAGAAGTGGGAGCTCGAGGGCCGCGAGCTGACCTCGGACCCCACCGAGGTGACGCCGACGTCGGGCTACACCCCGTCCGAGGCGGACCCCGCGATCCGGGCGCGGCGCGAGCAGGTCCTCGCCCAGTTCGTCGGCGCGCCCGAGGGGACCGCCCTGATCGACGTCCGCTCTCCCGCGGAGTTCAGCGGCGAGACGACCGCGCCGCCGCACCTGCCGGGCGAGGCCGCCATGGTCCCCGGCCACATCCCGGGCGCCGCGAACGTGCCGTGGGGCACCGCGGTCAACCCCGACACCGGGGAGTTCCTGCCCGCCGACCAGCTGCGGGAGATCTACGAGGGCAAGGGCCTCACCGGCGACGATGAGATCGTCGCGTACTGCCGCATCGGCGAGCGGTCGGCGCACACCTGGTTCGTGCTGCACGAGATCCTCGGCTACGACCGGGTGCGGAACTACGACGGGTCCTGGACCGAGTACGGCTCCCTGGTCGACGTCCCCGTCGAGCGGTAG
- a CDS encoding DUF885 family protein — MALPPSPTADQPASATLAELAEAYHTHQMAADPLAATYHGLVAHRDALPDVTAEGQAGIRRRAEALRTAVAHVPAHGLDATERTTRSMLLELLGWEIAELDQGWVEFSVDAFDHGPQVELLFVLSRVDVDDAAAADDLLTRLAQVGTHLDAALTRHRDGLDGGRSPVHRGVSAAIAQCRATAAQPAGDAHLLAPLRAWEGLDPTRRARAERLWTHVVAPAFTRYADGLAADVEPHARPDDRAGLCWLPGGDELYAAALRRYTTLGDPDPDEIHATGLRLVAALAAEYAEIGSRALGLDDLAAITHRLHTDPDLDYAHPDEIVAHAQQLVDMAADRVGEVVGRLPSTPCVVRAIPEVEARGAAAAFYQVPADTRPHGTYWVNTTDPVLARWKAEATAFHEASPGHHTQLGLQRELDLPTFRRFGTLLSGYAEGWGLYTERLAAEMGMYSGDVALLGMLATDSMRACRLVVDTGLHHLGWSRQQAIDYMRANSPLPAGSVRAEIDRYVVYPGQACAYALGRLEIQRLRADAERRLGPAFDLRAFHDVVLGQGSVPLGVLADNVEAWAAGRSGTDGDG; from the coding sequence ATGGCCCTGCCCCCCTCCCCGACGGCCGACCAGCCGGCCAGCGCGACGCTGGCGGAGCTCGCCGAGGCGTACCACACACACCAGATGGCCGCCGACCCGCTGGCCGCGACCTACCACGGGCTGGTCGCGCACCGCGACGCCCTCCCCGACGTGACCGCCGAGGGGCAGGCGGGCATCCGCCGTCGGGCGGAGGCGCTCCGCACCGCCGTCGCGCACGTCCCCGCCCATGGCCTCGACGCCACCGAGCGCACGACCCGGTCGATGCTCCTCGAGCTCCTCGGCTGGGAGATCGCGGAGCTGGACCAGGGGTGGGTGGAGTTCAGCGTCGACGCCTTCGACCACGGGCCGCAGGTCGAGCTGCTGTTCGTCCTCTCCCGCGTCGACGTCGATGACGCCGCCGCGGCCGACGACCTCCTCACCCGCCTCGCCCAGGTCGGCACCCACCTCGACGCGGCGCTCACCCGCCACCGCGACGGCCTGGACGGCGGCAGGTCCCCGGTCCACCGGGGCGTGAGCGCCGCCATCGCGCAGTGCCGCGCGACCGCCGCGCAGCCCGCCGGCGACGCGCACCTCCTGGCGCCGCTGCGCGCATGGGAGGGCCTCGACCCGACCCGACGCGCCCGGGCCGAGCGGCTGTGGACCCACGTGGTCGCCCCGGCGTTCACCCGCTACGCCGACGGGTTGGCCGCCGACGTCGAGCCGCACGCCCGACCCGACGACCGGGCGGGGCTGTGCTGGCTGCCGGGCGGCGACGAGCTGTACGCCGCCGCGCTGCGGCGCTACACCACCCTGGGAGACCCCGACCCTGACGAGATCCACGCCACCGGCCTGCGCCTCGTCGCCGCCCTCGCCGCGGAGTACGCCGAGATCGGCAGCCGCGCCCTCGGGCTGGACGACCTCGCCGCCATCACCCACCGGCTGCACACCGACCCCGACCTCGACTACGCCCACCCCGACGAGATCGTCGCGCACGCCCAGCAGCTCGTGGACATGGCCGCCGACCGCGTGGGGGAGGTCGTCGGCCGCCTGCCCTCGACCCCCTGCGTGGTGCGGGCGATCCCCGAGGTGGAGGCTCGCGGCGCGGCGGCCGCGTTCTACCAGGTGCCGGCGGACACCCGCCCGCACGGGACGTACTGGGTCAACACCACCGACCCGGTCCTCGCCCGCTGGAAGGCGGAGGCGACCGCCTTCCACGAGGCGTCCCCAGGGCACCACACCCAGCTCGGGCTGCAACGCGAGCTGGACCTGCCGACGTTCCGGCGCTTCGGAACCCTCCTCAGCGGCTACGCCGAGGGGTGGGGCCTGTACACCGAGCGGCTGGCCGCCGAGATGGGCATGTACTCCGGCGACGTCGCCCTGCTCGGCATGCTCGCGACCGACTCGATGCGCGCCTGCCGGCTGGTCGTCGACACCGGACTGCACCACCTCGGCTGGTCCCGCCAGCAGGCCATCGACTACATGCGGGCCAACTCCCCCCTGCCGGCCGGCTCGGTCCGCGCCGAGATCGACCGCTACGTCGTCTACCCCGGACAGGCCTGCGCCTACGCGCTCGGGCGCCTCGAGATCCAGCGGCTGCGCGCCGACGCCGAACGGCGGCTCGGCCCGGCGTTCGACCTGCGGGCCTTCCACGACGTCGTCCTCGGCCAGGGCAGCGTCCCGCTCGGGGTGCTGGCCGACAACGTCGAGGCATGGGCGGCCGGCAGGTCGGGTACGGACGGGGACGGCTGA
- a CDS encoding BCCT family transporter, whose product MARQTDRTDQAQTYREQVDADRESRFHAIHDRPRFHGLQVDPEVDFYPEVRDREPGDTNIVAKGFDLHPWVTFVSAGLLAVFVGLTLAFPEQTSSAYEATLSFTTERFGWFLIVTANILVVAAIYFALSRYGKIRIGGPDAQPEFTRPAWYAMLLSAGMGIGLMFWSVAEPISHLGEPSPAFDVQPGTEAAGEAALSTTFFHWGLHPWAIYAIVGLALAFFAYNRGLPLTFRSVFYPVLGRRIYGGWGNAIDILTVLATLFGLATSLGLGVGQAAAGLEFLFGWESGTSTQVLMIGGITALATLSVVAGLDQGVKRLSQLNLILAGGFLAFIVLVGPTLFLLSALTQSLGFYIQVLPEQAFYAQAFADSDWQGTWTVFYWGWWISWSPFVGMFIARVSKGRSVRDFISSVVVVPAILSFIWMAVFGGAALDVQLNGIRDLAGAVDEDAATAMFEMLQAFPLTEVASIIAILLVTSFFVTSSDSGSLVVDHLTSGGKLDSPRPQRVFWAVMEGVIAAVLLIGGGLEALQTAAISTGLPFALVLLFMLWSMRRAFDEELDLLEGHYDARRYASRHETLLEGEYPSLGTDATHPHAEEEAEEADRAVR is encoded by the coding sequence ATGGCGAGGCAGACCGACCGGACCGACCAGGCACAGACCTACCGCGAGCAGGTGGACGCCGACCGGGAGTCCCGGTTCCACGCGATCCACGACCGACCCCGCTTCCACGGCCTCCAGGTCGATCCCGAGGTCGACTTCTACCCGGAGGTCCGCGACCGCGAGCCGGGCGACACGAACATCGTCGCCAAGGGCTTCGACCTGCACCCGTGGGTCACGTTCGTCTCCGCGGGGCTGCTGGCCGTCTTCGTCGGGCTGACGCTCGCCTTCCCCGAGCAGACGTCCTCGGCGTACGAGGCCACCCTGAGCTTCACGACCGAGCGCTTCGGCTGGTTCCTCATCGTCACCGCCAACATCCTGGTCGTCGCCGCGATCTACTTCGCGCTCAGCCGCTACGGCAAGATCCGCATCGGTGGCCCCGACGCCCAACCGGAGTTCACCCGGCCCGCCTGGTACGCGATGCTCCTCAGCGCCGGCATGGGGATCGGCCTGATGTTCTGGTCGGTCGCCGAGCCGATCAGCCACCTGGGGGAGCCCTCACCTGCCTTCGACGTCCAGCCCGGGACGGAGGCCGCGGGCGAGGCGGCGTTGTCCACCACCTTCTTCCACTGGGGCCTGCACCCGTGGGCGATCTACGCGATCGTCGGTCTGGCCCTCGCGTTCTTCGCCTACAACCGCGGGCTGCCGCTCACCTTCCGCTCGGTCTTCTACCCGGTGCTCGGCCGTCGGATCTACGGCGGGTGGGGCAACGCGATCGACATCCTCACGGTCCTCGCGACCCTCTTCGGGCTGGCGACGTCCCTCGGCCTCGGCGTCGGGCAGGCCGCCGCCGGCCTCGAGTTCCTGTTCGGCTGGGAGAGCGGCACCTCCACCCAGGTGCTGATGATCGGCGGGATCACCGCCCTCGCGACCCTGTCGGTCGTGGCCGGACTGGACCAGGGCGTGAAGCGGCTGTCCCAGCTGAACCTGATCCTCGCCGGCGGGTTCCTCGCCTTCATCGTGCTGGTCGGACCGACCCTCTTCCTGCTGAGCGCCCTGACCCAGTCCCTCGGCTTCTACATCCAGGTGCTGCCCGAGCAGGCCTTCTACGCCCAGGCGTTCGCCGACTCCGACTGGCAGGGCACCTGGACGGTCTTCTACTGGGGCTGGTGGATCTCCTGGTCACCCTTCGTCGGCATGTTCATCGCCCGCGTGTCGAAGGGCCGGTCGGTCCGGGACTTCATCAGCTCCGTCGTCGTCGTCCCGGCGATCCTGTCGTTCATCTGGATGGCGGTGTTCGGCGGTGCGGCCCTCGACGTGCAGCTGAACGGCATCCGCGACCTGGCCGGCGCCGTCGACGAGGACGCGGCCACGGCGATGTTCGAGATGCTCCAGGCCTTCCCGCTGACCGAGGTGGCGTCGATCATCGCGATCCTGCTCGTGACGTCGTTCTTCGTCACCTCGTCGGACTCCGGGTCGCTGGTCGTCGACCACCTGACGAGCGGCGGGAAGCTCGATTCGCCCCGCCCCCAGCGCGTCTTCTGGGCGGTCATGGAGGGGGTCATCGCGGCGGTGCTGCTGATCGGCGGTGGGCTCGAGGCCCTGCAGACCGCGGCCATCTCGACCGGCCTGCCCTTCGCCCTGGTGCTGCTGTTCATGCTGTGGAGCATGCGGCGCGCCTTCGACGAGGAGCTCGACCTGCTCGAGGGGCACTACGACGCCCGCCGGTACGCCTCGCGGCACGAGACGCTGCTCGAGGGCGAGTACCCGAGCCTCGGCACCGACGCCACCCACCCGCACGCCGAGGAGGAGGCCGAGGAGGCCGACCGGGCCGTCAGATGA
- a CDS encoding NAD(P)/FAD-dependent oxidoreductase — protein MTTRTAPRVAVIGAGIVGASCAYHLASRGAEVTVIEREEGVAMGSTGRSAAGFRTQFATPHNVRLSLLALDWYRANDSGYTPHGYLFLVPPEQWDERLDQVAMQREQGASVDVLDVEEARRIVDFDPEGIAGATFGPEDGFVDPDRSTQLLMQHAREEGTVFHRLETVVGAEPRGEGWRLTTTEGTVDVDVVVNAAGAWAQQVAGYAGLEVPVEPFRNDVFVTAPRSRARPLPLTIDVPSGVYFRSEGDRLLIGHHDHDAPTGFLEGVNWDHLDPIVEALSDRYPWFADEELDAKASWWGYYEVTPDYSPVLGRDPAAPTWVNACGFSGHGVMHAPGCGRLIAEEVLDGRAHTLDIAPFRIERFRGRDLTVETAVI, from the coding sequence GTGACCACGCGAACCGCACCGCGCGTCGCCGTCATCGGCGCCGGGATCGTCGGCGCGTCCTGCGCCTACCACCTGGCATCCCGCGGTGCGGAGGTCACCGTCATCGAGCGGGAGGAGGGCGTGGCGATGGGCTCGACGGGCCGCAGCGCCGCCGGGTTCCGCACCCAGTTCGCCACGCCGCACAACGTCCGCCTGTCGCTCCTGGCCCTCGACTGGTACCGCGCCAACGACTCGGGCTACACCCCCCACGGCTACCTGTTCCTGGTCCCGCCGGAGCAGTGGGACGAGCGGCTCGACCAGGTGGCGATGCAGCGCGAGCAGGGCGCCTCGGTCGACGTGCTCGACGTCGAGGAGGCCCGGCGGATCGTCGACTTCGACCCCGAGGGCATCGCCGGGGCCACCTTCGGCCCCGAGGACGGGTTCGTCGACCCCGACCGGTCGACGCAGCTGCTGATGCAGCACGCGCGGGAGGAGGGGACGGTCTTCCACCGCCTCGAGACCGTGGTCGGCGCCGAGCCGCGGGGGGAGGGGTGGCGCCTCACCACGACGGAGGGGACCGTCGACGTCGACGTGGTCGTCAACGCCGCCGGGGCGTGGGCTCAGCAGGTCGCGGGCTACGCCGGCCTGGAGGTGCCCGTCGAGCCGTTCCGCAACGACGTGTTCGTCACCGCCCCCCGGTCGCGGGCGCGTCCCCTCCCCCTGACGATCGACGTGCCGTCCGGCGTGTACTTCCGCTCCGAGGGCGACCGCCTGCTGATCGGCCACCACGACCACGACGCCCCCACCGGGTTCCTCGAGGGCGTCAACTGGGACCACCTCGACCCCATCGTCGAGGCGCTGTCGGACCGCTACCCGTGGTTCGCCGACGAGGAGCTCGACGCGAAGGCCTCCTGGTGGGGCTACTACGAGGTGACGCCCGACTACAGCCCGGTGCTGGGCCGCGACCCCGCGGCGCCGACGTGGGTCAACGCCTGCGGGTTCAGCGGCCACGGGGTGATGCACGCACCCGGGTGCGGGCGGCTGATCGCCGAGGAGGTCCTCGACGGCCGGGCCCACACCCTCGACATCGCGCCGTTCCGCATCGAGCGCTTCCGGGGCCGGGACCTGACCGTCGAGACCGCCGTCATCTGA
- a CDS encoding enoyl-CoA hydratase/isomerase family protein: MDLTRLRYELADGVAHVTFNRPDRHNALDLDQGRELEAVSAEIAHDPAVRAVLIDAEGPTFHVGGDLKYFAGAAEEGAEAMGRALRTLTAYAHAAAERLSRGPAPVVIAVQGMAAGGGMSIMLGGDLVIAAESAAFTMAYTAAGLTPDMSSSWYLPRLVGLRRAQELVFTNRRLSATEALEWGLVTEVVPDGELADRAMALAQQLAAGPTRAYAGAKALLRTAYHQPLEAQMADESESIASLTATEDTRAGVAAFVAKERPTYVGR; encoded by the coding sequence ATGGACCTGACCCGCCTGCGCTACGAGCTGGCCGACGGGGTGGCGCACGTCACCTTCAACCGGCCCGACCGCCACAACGCCCTCGACCTCGACCAGGGCCGCGAGCTCGAGGCGGTCTCCGCCGAGATCGCCCACGACCCGGCCGTCCGCGCCGTGCTGATCGACGCCGAGGGGCCGACGTTCCACGTCGGCGGCGACCTGAAGTACTTCGCGGGCGCAGCAGAGGAGGGTGCCGAGGCGATGGGTCGGGCGCTGCGGACCCTGACCGCCTACGCGCACGCGGCCGCCGAGCGGCTGTCCCGCGGACCCGCCCCGGTCGTCATCGCCGTGCAGGGCATGGCCGCCGGCGGCGGCATGAGCATCATGCTCGGCGGTGACCTGGTCATCGCGGCCGAGTCCGCCGCGTTCACGATGGCCTACACCGCGGCCGGGCTGACGCCGGACATGTCGAGCTCCTGGTACCTGCCCCGCCTCGTCGGGCTGCGCCGCGCCCAGGAGCTCGTCTTCACCAACCGGCGGCTGAGCGCCACCGAGGCCCTCGAGTGGGGGCTCGTCACCGAGGTCGTGCCCGACGGGGAGCTGGCCGACCGCGCGATGGCCCTCGCCCAGCAGCTGGCGGCCGGCCCGACCCGGGCGTACGCCGGCGCGAAGGCGCTCCTGCGGACCGCCTACCACCAGCCGCTCGAGGCGCAGATGGCCGACGAGTCGGAGTCGATCGCGTCGCTGACCGCGACCGAGGACACCCGCGCGGGCGTGGCGGCGTTCGTCGCGAAGGAGCGCCCGACCTACGTGGGCCGGTAG